In one window of Frigoriglobus tundricola DNA:
- a CDS encoding TIGR02996 domain-containing protein, protein MTSSHDALYRAICAQPDEDTPRLVFADLVEENGDPLRARFIRTQVALARLPAYDPAWVNARQHEPDSSTGHCMVQTLPQQLPDGVGWHRFEFRRGFPWKVGVRALNALVPSGDTLFAAAPIQALDFDPRSRPDLVALAEWPQLARLRKLEFSAGWFPALDVARLAESEYAAGLTELGFEGEAVAPDGLRALADSSLLVRLTGLELRSIQVASALLVDALGAAHEPGALSRLALPFNRLGRDDAEHLFRLPLLGDLQHLDVSNNPLGSGGVTALAESGVVRGLRVLNLSKTKPGVPGVKALAEAGGLAGLRALDLSDNLLGPVAVKALAGCGGLRGLRVLNLSNNLVGDAGAAALAAARSLSGLLELDLRDADVGDAGAVALAESPYLDGLLRLDLGSRDSGSLGRAARAALVERFGNNVSL, encoded by the coding sequence ATGACCAGCTCGCACGACGCACTGTACCGCGCCATCTGCGCACAGCCGGACGAGGACACGCCCCGGCTCGTGTTCGCTGATCTCGTCGAGGAGAACGGCGACCCCCTCCGCGCCCGGTTCATTCGCACCCAGGTCGCGCTCGCCCGGCTGCCGGCCTACGACCCCGCGTGGGTGAACGCCCGCCAGCACGAACCGGACAGCTCGACCGGTCACTGCATGGTCCAAACGCTCCCCCAACAGTTGCCCGACGGGGTCGGCTGGCACCGGTTCGAGTTCCGCCGCGGGTTCCCGTGGAAGGTCGGTGTGCGGGCGCTCAATGCGCTCGTGCCGAGCGGCGACACGTTGTTCGCCGCCGCGCCCATTCAAGCGCTCGACTTCGACCCCCGCAGCCGGCCCGATCTGGTGGCGTTGGCCGAATGGCCACAGCTCGCTCGGCTCCGCAAGCTCGAATTTTCCGCCGGCTGGTTCCCGGCGCTCGATGTCGCGCGGCTGGCCGAATCCGAGTACGCGGCCGGCCTCACCGAACTCGGCTTCGAGGGCGAGGCCGTCGCGCCGGACGGGCTCCGGGCGCTGGCCGATTCGTCCCTGCTGGTCCGGCTCACCGGTCTCGAACTCCGCTCGATCCAGGTCGCATCGGCGCTCCTCGTGGACGCGCTCGGCGCCGCGCACGAACCCGGCGCGCTGTCCCGGCTGGCCCTCCCGTTCAACCGGCTCGGGCGCGACGACGCCGAGCACCTCTTCCGGCTGCCGCTTCTCGGCGACCTTCAGCACCTGGACGTGAGCAACAACCCGCTCGGCTCGGGCGGCGTGACGGCGCTCGCGGAAAGCGGCGTAGTCCGCGGGCTGCGCGTGCTGAATCTGAGTAAAACGAAGCCGGGCGTGCCGGGCGTGAAGGCGCTCGCCGAGGCGGGCGGCCTCGCGGGCCTGCGCGCGCTCGACCTCTCCGACAACCTCCTCGGCCCGGTCGCGGTGAAGGCGCTGGCCGGGTGCGGCGGGTTGCGTGGCCTGCGCGTGCTGAACCTGTCGAACAACCTGGTGGGCGACGCCGGCGCGGCGGCGCTCGCCGCGGCGCGGTCGCTCTCCGGGCTGCTCGAACTCGACCTGCGCGACGCCGACGTGGGCGACGCCGGCGCGGTGGCCCTGGCCGAGTCCCCGTACCTGGACGGCCTGTTGCGGCTCGATCTCGGCAGCCGCGATTCCGGCTCGCTGGGGCGCGCCGCACGCGCGGCGCTGGTGGAGCGGTTCGGCAACAACGTGTCTCTTTGA
- a CDS encoding TIGR02996 domain-containing protein, translated as MSDRAALLAAICAHPDEDTPRLAYADWLDEHADTVPAPAAARAHAQFIRDDIAMWLREEYDPLRLRWVLIEKPKREAEAWVRDALPALHWGNFARDPLFRRGFPWTVTVPPASAPHAPADLTVAAPIERLGISHCGGHITELLRAAPWRRRLRAVEFDHRGNRSPTDTLSRIAFERLDRLAFRHDAITTAEARELVAAPLFRGLAAFRIVRARVGTVIPDALAHANRPGSLRELHLVECGVAQMPLADFLNSPAASGLESLSVGGDRTNSSLKFRAFGLVTDMPPLRALDVSDESPGELGIEFLLGSPFPPVLRRLDLSRCSLNRDRVRALAGGAFGALRVLWLYGNSVGNDGAVALAQSPHLSGLLVLDLGFAQVGDEGIGAILESPLADGLVLLDLTGSPASAEMKEVLKARMGDRVRL; from the coding sequence ATGAGCGACCGCGCCGCGCTGCTCGCCGCCATCTGTGCGCACCCGGACGAGGACACCCCGCGCCTCGCCTATGCCGACTGGCTCGACGAACACGCCGACACCGTTCCGGCCCCGGCCGCCGCGCGGGCGCACGCGCAGTTCATCCGCGACGACATCGCGATGTGGCTCCGCGAGGAGTACGACCCGCTCCGCTTGCGGTGGGTGCTGATCGAGAAGCCGAAGCGCGAGGCCGAGGCGTGGGTGAGGGACGCGCTCCCCGCGCTGCACTGGGGGAACTTCGCGCGCGACCCGCTGTTCCGCCGCGGGTTCCCGTGGACCGTCACGGTGCCCCCGGCGTCCGCCCCGCACGCGCCCGCGGATCTGACGGTCGCGGCGCCTATCGAGCGCCTCGGCATCTCCCACTGCGGCGGCCATATCACAGAGCTGTTGCGCGCCGCACCGTGGCGGCGCCGGTTGAGGGCCGTCGAATTCGACCACCGGGGCAACCGGTCGCCGACGGACACCCTGTCCCGAATCGCGTTCGAGCGGCTCGACCGGCTCGCGTTTCGGCACGATGCGATCACCACCGCGGAAGCGCGGGAACTGGTCGCCGCGCCGCTGTTCCGCGGGCTCGCGGCCTTCCGAATCGTTCGCGCGCGTGTCGGAACTGTGATCCCGGACGCGCTCGCGCACGCGAATCGACCCGGGTCGCTGCGAGAGCTTCATCTCGTTGAGTGCGGTGTGGCACAAATGCCGCTCGCCGACTTCCTCAACTCGCCGGCGGCGAGCGGTCTCGAATCGCTCTCGGTGGGCGGCGACCGGACCAATTCGTCTTTGAAGTTTCGCGCCTTCGGGCTCGTGACCGACATGCCGCCGCTCCGTGCGCTCGATGTCAGCGACGAGTCGCCGGGGGAACTGGGCATCGAGTTCCTCCTCGGGTCCCCGTTCCCCCCGGTGCTGCGCCGGCTCGACCTCTCGCGCTGTTCGCTCAACCGCGACCGCGTTCGGGCGCTCGCCGGCGGGGCGTTCGGGGCCCTCCGCGTGCTCTGGCTTTACGGCAATTCGGTCGGCAACGACGGCGCGGTCGCGCTCGCCCAATCGCCGCACCTGAGCGGGCTACTCGTTCTCGATCTGGGCTTCGCACAGGTGGGCGACGAGGGCATCGGGGCCATTCTCGAATCGCCGCTGGCCGACGGGCTGGTTCTGCTGGACCTGACCGGCTCGCCGGCGTCCGCAGAGATGAAAGAGGTGCTGAAAGCGCGGATGGGCGACCGCGTGCGCCTGTAG
- a CDS encoding TIGR02996 domain-containing protein, with amino-acid sequence MSDRDALLAAIRAHPDEDTPRLVYADYLEEHDAPARAAFVRTQVEYARTPPWEPFAVRLRWRQPDTVSGKPFVKDLPPVPGSVIEWPSEPFRRGFAWALTLHHASMWDRFAEPLFEQFPLGKLFLSHGTLDDWVRVGASGSVRQLRELVFNVSPIEPLLVLRDKPDACGVTDLHFRRASGAGMPEVIEDLLRAPLGRAVRGLHFHTGYESLNDLIDALNTGGPLERLSFSVMGLTADLVRRLFDGPAGSALTALRVRDERLGDEGLHALAETLPAGLSDLELSKIDTRGGGLEALARCDRLAGLQRLNMSRNPLTPRAAKVLAQSRVLAGLRSLDLSECGIDARFVRHVVHSKFWWNLVELDLRKNPLAALGVKHLLDAPVPPGLAALALDGDALGGDSRLALIKKYGEAVRFVANEVQGW; translated from the coding sequence ATGTCCGACCGCGACGCACTCCTGGCCGCGATCCGCGCGCACCCCGACGAGGACACGCCGCGGCTCGTGTACGCCGACTACCTGGAGGAACACGACGCCCCCGCGCGGGCCGCCTTCGTCCGCACACAGGTGGAGTACGCCCGCACGCCGCCGTGGGAGCCGTTCGCGGTGCGCCTGCGGTGGCGCCAGCCGGATACGGTCTCCGGCAAGCCGTTCGTCAAAGACCTGCCGCCCGTGCCGGGGAGCGTGATCGAGTGGCCGAGCGAGCCGTTCCGGCGCGGGTTCGCGTGGGCGCTTACCCTCCACCACGCGTCCATGTGGGACCGCTTTGCGGAACCGCTGTTCGAACAGTTCCCGCTCGGAAAGCTGTTCCTCTCACACGGCACGCTGGACGACTGGGTGCGGGTCGGGGCGTCCGGGAGCGTGCGACAGCTCCGCGAACTGGTATTTAACGTCAGCCCGATCGAGCCGCTGCTCGTGCTGCGTGACAAGCCGGACGCGTGCGGCGTCACCGACCTGCACTTCCGGCGGGCGAGCGGGGCGGGCATGCCGGAGGTGATCGAAGACCTGCTCCGCGCGCCGCTCGGCCGGGCGGTCCGCGGGCTGCACTTCCACACGGGGTACGAATCGCTCAACGACCTAATCGACGCCCTCAACACCGGTGGCCCTCTGGAGCGGCTGTCGTTCTCGGTCATGGGGCTCACGGCCGATCTCGTCCGGCGGCTGTTCGACGGTCCGGCCGGATCGGCACTCACGGCACTGCGTGTGCGCGACGAGCGGCTCGGCGATGAGGGGCTCCACGCCCTGGCCGAAACGCTCCCGGCCGGGCTGAGCGACCTGGAACTGTCCAAAATCGACACGCGCGGCGGCGGGCTGGAGGCGCTGGCCCGCTGCGACCGGCTGGCGGGGCTGCAGCGCCTCAACATGAGCCGCAACCCGCTCACGCCGCGGGCGGCGAAGGTGCTGGCGCAGTCGCGCGTACTCGCGGGCCTGCGGTCGCTCGATCTCTCCGAGTGCGGTATCGACGCCCGGTTCGTGCGGCACGTCGTACACTCGAAGTTCTGGTGGAACCTGGTCGAACTCGACCTGCGGAAGAACCCGCTCGCGGCGCTCGGCGTGAAGCACCTGCTCGACGCCCCCGTCCCGCCGGGCCTCGCCGCTCTGGCGCTCGACGGCGACGCCCTGGGCGGGGACAGCCGGCTGGCCCTCATCAAGAAGTACGGCGAGGCGGTCCGGTTCGTCGCCAACGAAGTGCAGGGCTGGTGA
- a CDS encoding protein kinase domain-containing protein: MTARRSRPTPSHKPCAASAGRLAEALAFAHANGVLHCDIKPGNILLTPYGRPLLADFNVAFDRTRHAQTPQGTRYGGTLAYMAPEYHAVMMGQPGGCADERCDLYSLGVVLYELATGTRPRPVIPSTTAETLLPGGTATGPTDPRPPRAGRRTRGWRGCRANWPRCSAGAWTPTPPAATRRRRNWRRRWPARGACSRHSGRSRRRRESAGGWWPGRRRRSSWPACCRTSSRRSPRSSTTRSRCGSMRRNTGSSRCSSSLTT; the protein is encoded by the coding sequence GTGACCGCGAGGCGCTCGCGGCCGACACCTTCGCACAAGCCGTGTGCCGCATCGGCGGGGCGCCTGGCCGAAGCGCTCGCGTTCGCCCACGCGAACGGCGTGCTGCACTGCGACATCAAGCCGGGCAACATCCTCCTGACGCCCTACGGCCGGCCGTTGCTGGCCGACTTCAACGTGGCGTTCGACCGCACCCGCCACGCCCAGACGCCGCAGGGCACGCGCTACGGCGGCACGCTCGCGTACATGGCCCCCGAGTACCACGCGGTGATGATGGGCCAACCCGGCGGCTGCGCCGACGAACGGTGCGACCTCTATTCGCTCGGCGTGGTGCTGTACGAACTGGCGACCGGCACGCGGCCGCGCCCGGTCATCCCCTCCACGACCGCAGAGACGCTCCTCCCCGGCGGGACCGCCACGGGGCCGACGGACCCCCGGCCGCCGCGCGCGGGCCGGAGGACGCGGGGCTGGCGCGGGTGCCGCGCGAACTGGCCGCGGTGCTCCGCCGGTGCCTGGACCCCGACCCCGCCCGCCGCTACCAGACGGCGGCGGAACTGGCGGCGGCGCTGGCCGGCGCGTGGAGCCTGCTCGCGGCACAGCGGGCGCTCCCGGCGCCGTCGGGAATCGGCCGGTGGGTGGTGGCCCGGCCGGCGCCGGCGCTCTTCCTGGCCGGCCTGCTGCCGCACATCGTCGCGTCGATCGCCCAGATCGAGTACAACGCGGTCGAGGTGCGGCTCGATGCGGCGCAACACCGGGTCTTCGCGCTGCTCGTCGTCGCTTACAACCTGA
- a CDS encoding c-type cytochrome domain-containing protein: MRRTFLTPLALLALMMLGSPARAGEGDPKALALQAQTVLKAHCYRCHGQEGSVEGALNYVTDLGKLVARKKVVPGDPKGSRLYRRVDEGTMPPPDEHPRPSAAEIAVLKKWIEAGAPGGERAARTTVTQNDVSAAVLADLETMDRRARRFQRYFTLTHLHNAGLSDEELQTYRNALAKLVNSLSWGSKITTPVPVDANRTVLRIDLRWFVWDATVWNRVLQEYPYGVLDDSVTARAVAVGTAAKQPLVRADWFVGTASRAPLYYDILQLPANLSELEKQIRVDAAENIRQERVTRVAFNGSGISRFNRVLERHDSAQGMYWRTYDFDEPPANLVDRINGGLVPDRRNVFAFPLGPAGLAENPFQHAGGEAIFALPNGLHAYYLTNAVNARLDKGPLAIVSDPKRPDRAVEAGVSCMSCHVTGILPKADQVLDHLAKNPRAFKPAEVEVIRALYPGKDAGLKLMEADAKKYAEAVAKTGAKVSRYEAVSTITQKYEADIDLLTAASEVGLSADAFRGRIGQSDALVKHVGSLRAGGTVSRQLWVQAFGDIVRELHLGGLYQSNLNGPTLRDNTGELDPLEARGDSANGWAFTPDGRRAVVASGDRSVRYYDVEGRRDIKRFVGHTASVWAVALSPDGKFAASGSMDGTARVWDVQSGLEVAKYTDHTSLVSAVAFVPGDGTNRGIVSGSFDGTVAFWKTADGQPAWRAEHLGLVTALAVDPRGGFVAVATENALLVLDLATGRERKRYGKFAAPLSAVAISPNGKWIAAGDDAGTVRVWLVGEDKARFTLTGHEGGVRSVAIKDGGRWVLTGGADRTLRLWDTSAAKQEVPIFRTHGAGVTGVAFLDNGTQTVSGDRDLVVLPWKIDTFLGAAPVVAPKVEPPKAPARIPHAEP; the protein is encoded by the coding sequence ATGCGCCGCACCTTTCTGACGCCCCTCGCGCTCCTTGCACTCATGATGCTCGGTTCCCCCGCCCGCGCGGGCGAGGGCGACCCGAAAGCGCTCGCGCTCCAGGCCCAGACCGTTCTCAAAGCACATTGTTACCGCTGCCACGGGCAAGAGGGGAGCGTCGAGGGGGCGCTGAACTACGTCACCGATCTCGGCAAACTCGTCGCGCGCAAGAAGGTAGTGCCCGGCGACCCGAAGGGCAGCCGCCTCTACCGCCGCGTGGACGAAGGCACCATGCCGCCGCCGGACGAACACCCGCGGCCGAGCGCCGCCGAAATTGCGGTGCTCAAGAAGTGGATCGAGGCCGGGGCGCCCGGCGGCGAACGCGCGGCCCGCACCACGGTTACGCAAAACGACGTGTCCGCCGCCGTCCTCGCGGACCTCGAAACGATGGACCGCCGCGCCCGCCGGTTCCAGCGGTACTTCACGCTCACACACCTCCACAACGCCGGCCTCTCCGACGAGGAGCTTCAGACCTACCGCAACGCGCTCGCGAAACTCGTCAACAGCCTGTCGTGGGGGTCGAAGATCACGACCCCCGTGCCGGTAGACGCCAACCGCACCGTGCTGCGCATCGACCTGCGCTGGTTCGTGTGGGACGCGACCGTGTGGAACCGCGTCCTGCAAGAGTACCCGTATGGCGTACTCGACGATTCCGTGACCGCGCGGGCGGTGGCCGTTGGCACGGCTGCGAAGCAGCCGCTCGTGCGCGCCGACTGGTTCGTCGGTACGGCGTCACGGGCGCCACTCTACTACGACATCCTCCAGCTCCCCGCGAACCTCAGCGAGTTGGAGAAGCAGATCCGCGTCGATGCCGCGGAGAACATCCGGCAGGAGCGCGTCACCCGCGTGGCCTTCAACGGCAGCGGCATTTCGCGCTTCAACCGCGTGCTCGAGCGCCACGACTCCGCACAGGGCATGTACTGGCGCACCTACGACTTCGACGAGCCGCCCGCGAACCTCGTGGACCGCATCAACGGCGGGCTCGTGCCGGACCGGCGGAACGTGTTCGCCTTCCCGCTCGGACCCGCCGGCCTCGCCGAGAACCCGTTCCAGCACGCCGGCGGCGAGGCCATCTTCGCGCTGCCCAACGGGCTGCACGCGTACTACCTCACGAACGCCGTGAACGCCCGACTCGATAAGGGGCCGCTCGCCATCGTGAGTGACCCCAAGCGCCCGGATCGCGCCGTGGAGGCGGGCGTGTCGTGCATGTCCTGTCACGTCACCGGGATACTGCCGAAGGCGGATCAGGTACTCGACCACCTCGCCAAGAACCCGAGGGCGTTCAAGCCGGCCGAAGTCGAAGTGATCCGCGCCCTCTACCCCGGCAAGGACGCCGGCCTCAAGCTGATGGAAGCCGACGCGAAGAAGTACGCCGAGGCGGTGGCGAAGACCGGCGCGAAGGTGAGTCGGTACGAGGCCGTTAGCACCATCACGCAGAAGTACGAGGCCGACATCGATCTGCTCACAGCGGCGAGCGAGGTGGGGCTTTCGGCCGACGCGTTCCGCGGCCGCATCGGTCAGTCCGATGCGCTGGTGAAGCACGTCGGTTCGCTCCGCGCCGGGGGCACGGTCAGCCGCCAGCTCTGGGTGCAGGCGTTCGGGGACATCGTCCGCGAGCTGCACCTCGGCGGCCTGTACCAGTCGAACCTGAACGGCCCGACGCTCCGGGACAACACCGGCGAACTCGACCCGCTGGAAGCCCGCGGCGATTCCGCGAACGGGTGGGCGTTCACCCCGGACGGGCGCCGGGCGGTCGTGGCCAGCGGCGACCGCAGCGTGCGCTATTACGACGTGGAGGGCCGGCGCGACATCAAGCGGTTCGTCGGCCACACCGCGAGCGTGTGGGCGGTCGCGCTCAGCCCGGACGGCAAGTTCGCCGCGAGCGGGAGCATGGACGGCACCGCCCGCGTGTGGGACGTGCAGAGCGGGCTCGAGGTCGCGAAGTACACCGACCACACGAGCCTCGTCAGCGCGGTCGCCTTCGTTCCCGGCGATGGCACGAACCGGGGAATCGTTTCCGGTAGCTTCGACGGCACCGTCGCGTTCTGGAAAACCGCCGACGGTCAGCCCGCGTGGCGGGCGGAGCACCTCGGCCTGGTCACGGCGCTGGCGGTCGATCCGCGGGGCGGGTTCGTCGCGGTCGCGACCGAGAACGCGCTGCTGGTACTCGATCTCGCGACCGGCCGCGAGCGGAAGCGCTACGGCAAGTTCGCCGCGCCGCTGTCCGCGGTGGCAATCAGCCCGAACGGGAAATGGATCGCGGCCGGCGACGATGCCGGGACGGTCCGCGTGTGGCTGGTGGGCGAAGACAAGGCGCGGTTCACGCTCACGGGCCACGAGGGCGGCGTCCGGAGCGTCGCCATCAAGGACGGCGGGCGCTGGGTGCTCACCGGCGGGGCAGACCGCACGCTCCGGCTCTGGGACACGTCAGCGGCAAAGCAGGAGGTGCCGATTTTCCGCACGCACGGGGCCGGCGTGACCGGGGTCGCGTTCCTCGACAACGGCACGCAAACCGTGTCCGGCGACCGCGACCTCGTTGTGCTGCCGTGGAAGATCGACACGTTCCTCGGCGCGGCGCCGGTCGTCGCGCCGAAGGTGGAACCGCCGAAGGCGCCGGCTCGGATCCCGCACGCGGAGCCGTAG
- a CDS encoding DUF4365 domain-containing protein, which produces MTDEHRMEHLSRAYVQAVAAVAGCTCARPEQDYGSDLTLRRVERVGNAFMLVGRNLDLQLKSTTTATFTTDEVVYDLDIRAYNNLRRATHGAPLYLVLFVMPPDQGEWMAQSEDRLELRHCAYWLSLRRAPAVPNTSTVRVGIPRQNRFTPEALSRIMDAIRRQEDL; this is translated from the coding sequence ATGACCGACGAACACCGAATGGAGCACCTGTCGCGCGCGTACGTTCAGGCGGTCGCCGCCGTGGCCGGATGTACCTGCGCGCGACCCGAACAGGATTACGGCAGCGACCTGACACTTCGCCGTGTCGAGCGGGTCGGGAATGCGTTCATGCTGGTTGGTCGTAATCTCGACCTTCAGTTGAAGAGCACCACGACCGCAACGTTCACTACCGACGAGGTGGTCTACGATCTCGATATCCGAGCGTACAACAACTTGCGGCGTGCCACACACGGTGCCCCCCTATATCTGGTTCTGTTCGTGATGCCGCCCGATCAGGGGGAGTGGATGGCGCAGAGTGAGGACCGACTTGAGCTTCGACACTGTGCCTACTGGTTGTCGCTTCGCCGAGCGCCTGCGGTTCCCAATACCTCCACCGTACGCGTCGGCATCCCGCGACAAAACCGGTTCACTCCGGAGGCGCTGTCGCGGATAATGGATGCGATCCGGCGACAGGAGGACTTATGA
- a CDS encoding fumarylacetoacetate hydrolase family protein: MKLATIQTPHGPRVALAVADGYIDLHATDPGLPTCIKALLAASPTVRKAAAETATSKSAVKYAANAVKLLPPVPNPSKILCVGLNYRDHAIEGGKAIPTEPVLFAKFPNTLIAHGDPIKLPKVAEKVDYEAELVIVIGKTGKHIPNTDAAFEYVGGYTVGHDVSARDWQFRGEEKQWTIGKTFDTFAPTGPVLVTPDELTNPHKLQVQLRLNGTTLQNSNTKEFIFGVPHILWFLSQVVTLEPGDLIFTGTPPGVGIARKPPVLLKPGDVAEVEIEGIGTLKNPVVAES; encoded by the coding sequence ATGAAACTGGCCACCATTCAGACCCCGCACGGTCCGCGGGTCGCGCTCGCCGTCGCCGACGGCTACATCGACCTCCACGCCACCGACCCCGGCCTGCCCACCTGCATCAAGGCGCTGCTCGCCGCCTCGCCCACCGTCCGCAAGGCCGCGGCCGAAACGGCGACGAGCAAGAGCGCGGTGAAGTACGCGGCCAACGCGGTCAAGTTACTGCCGCCCGTCCCGAACCCCAGCAAGATCCTGTGCGTCGGGCTGAACTACCGGGACCACGCCATCGAGGGCGGGAAGGCGATCCCCACCGAGCCGGTGCTGTTCGCGAAGTTCCCCAACACGCTGATCGCGCACGGCGACCCGATCAAGCTGCCCAAGGTGGCCGAGAAGGTGGACTACGAGGCCGAACTGGTCATCGTGATCGGCAAGACCGGCAAGCACATCCCGAACACCGACGCGGCGTTCGAGTACGTCGGCGGGTACACCGTGGGCCACGACGTGTCCGCCCGCGACTGGCAGTTCCGCGGCGAGGAGAAGCAGTGGACCATCGGCAAGACGTTCGACACGTTCGCGCCGACCGGCCCGGTCCTCGTCACGCCCGACGAGCTGACCAACCCGCACAAGCTCCAGGTCCAGCTCCGGCTGAACGGCACGACGCTCCAGAACTCGAACACCAAGGAGTTCATCTTCGGCGTGCCGCACATACTGTGGTTCCTGTCGCAGGTGGTGACGCTGGAACCGGGCGACCTGATCTTCACCGGCACCCCGCCGGGCGTGGGCATCGCGCGGAAGCCGCCGGTGCTGCTGAAGCCGGGCGACGTGGCCGAAGTGGAGATCGAGGGCATCGGCACGCTCAAGAACCCGGTGGTCGCGGAGAGCTGA